The following are encoded together in the Bacillus cereus group sp. RP43 genome:
- the ligA gene encoding NAD-dependent DNA ligase LigA, translated as MSKEIAKKRIEELRDLLNTFNYQYHVLDNPSVSDAEYDRDMQELIKLEAENPEFMSEDSPSIRVGGTVLDIFEKVTHKSPMLSLGNAFNEGDLRDFDRRVRQGIDDTNVRYICELKIDGLAVSLHYEKGRFIQGATRGDGVTGEDITQNLKTIKAIPLRLNEEVTLEARGEAYMPKRSFVKLNEEKEQNGEDVFANPRNAAAGSIRQLDPKIAAKRNLSMFVYGLANVEEKTIPSHSESLDFLGELGFKTNPNRRTCETIEDVIAYVEEWQEKRPHLDYEIDGIVIKVDDVAIQESLGTTAKSPRWAIAYKFPAEEVVTRLTGIELSVGRTGVVTPTAELEPVRVAGTIVRRASLHNEDLIREKDIRIGDYVVVKKAGDIIPEVVNVIFDKRTGEEEEYHMPTHCPACESELVRLEEEVALRCINPTCPAQIREGLIHFVSRNAMNIDGLGERVITQLFDADYIRTFADLYSLTKEQLLELERFGEKSATNLVQAIENSKENSLERLLFGLGIRHVGAKAARTFAEHFETMDELVKATEEELKTINEIGEKMAQSVVTYFDNEDVLELLQQFKEYGVNMVYKGMKVADLQNVESYFAGKTVVLTGKLEVMGRSEAKKKIEALGGKVTGSVSKSTDLVVAGEAAGSKLAQAEKHNVEVWNEERFLQELNK; from the coding sequence ATGTCAAAAGAGATAGCCAAAAAACGTATAGAAGAACTGCGTGATTTGTTAAATACATTTAACTATCAATATCACGTATTAGACAATCCTTCTGTTTCTGATGCGGAATATGACCGTGATATGCAGGAGCTTATAAAATTAGAAGCAGAGAACCCAGAGTTTATGAGTGAAGACTCTCCCTCCATTCGCGTTGGGGGGACTGTTCTTGATATATTTGAAAAGGTAACGCATAAATCACCAATGTTAAGTTTAGGAAATGCGTTTAATGAAGGAGATTTGCGTGATTTTGATCGAAGAGTACGTCAAGGAATTGATGATACGAATGTAAGATATATATGTGAATTAAAAATTGACGGACTTGCTGTTTCACTTCATTATGAAAAAGGACGCTTTATTCAAGGGGCAACACGTGGTGATGGTGTAACGGGTGAAGATATTACCCAAAACTTGAAAACGATTAAAGCAATTCCACTTCGATTAAATGAAGAAGTAACGTTAGAAGCGCGAGGCGAGGCTTATATGCCGAAGCGTTCATTCGTTAAATTAAATGAGGAAAAAGAGCAAAATGGTGAAGATGTATTTGCGAATCCACGTAATGCGGCAGCAGGATCGATACGTCAACTTGATCCGAAAATTGCAGCGAAGCGTAATTTATCTATGTTTGTGTATGGTCTTGCTAATGTAGAAGAAAAAACAATTCCATCCCATAGTGAATCACTGGATTTCTTAGGTGAGCTTGGATTTAAGACGAATCCAAATCGTCGTACATGTGAAACAATTGAAGACGTAATAGCCTATGTAGAAGAGTGGCAAGAAAAACGTCCGCATCTTGATTATGAGATTGACGGAATCGTTATAAAAGTAGATGATGTTGCTATTCAAGAAAGCTTAGGAACTACAGCAAAGAGTCCAAGATGGGCAATAGCTTATAAATTCCCAGCTGAAGAAGTTGTGACGAGATTAACAGGGATTGAATTAAGTGTCGGCCGCACAGGGGTTGTAACACCAACTGCAGAGCTCGAGCCAGTTAGAGTGGCTGGTACTATCGTTCGTCGTGCTTCTTTACATAACGAAGATTTAATTCGTGAAAAAGATATTCGAATTGGTGATTACGTTGTTGTGAAAAAGGCTGGAGATATTATTCCTGAAGTTGTGAACGTTATTTTTGATAAGCGTACTGGTGAGGAAGAAGAATATCATATGCCAACGCATTGTCCAGCATGTGAGAGTGAACTTGTTCGTTTAGAAGAAGAAGTAGCACTTCGATGTATAAACCCGACTTGTCCAGCTCAAATTCGTGAAGGATTAATCCATTTCGTTTCAAGAAATGCAATGAATATTGACGGACTTGGAGAACGTGTAATTACACAACTCTTTGATGCGGATTATATTCGTACGTTTGCTGATTTATATTCATTGACGAAAGAGCAATTATTAGAACTAGAACGTTTCGGTGAAAAATCAGCAACAAATTTAGTCCAAGCAATTGAGAATTCTAAGGAAAACTCATTAGAGCGATTATTATTCGGTCTTGGCATTCGTCATGTCGGTGCGAAAGCCGCACGTACATTTGCTGAGCATTTCGAAACGATGGATGAGCTTGTGAAAGCGACGGAAGAAGAACTAAAAACAATTAATGAGATTGGTGAAAAAATGGCTCAATCCGTTGTAACGTATTTCGATAATGAAGACGTATTAGAGCTATTACAACAATTTAAAGAGTATGGCGTGAACATGGTATACAAAGGTATGAAAGTTGCTGATTTACAAAATGTTGAATCGTACTTTGCAGGAAAAACTGTCGTCTTAACAGGGAAATTAGAAGTTATGGGCCGCAGTGAAGCGAAGAAGAAGATTGAGGCATTAGGTGGAAAAGTAACAGGAAGTGTTAGTAAAAGTACGGATTTAGTTGTTGCTGGTGAAGCTGCTGGTTCGAAATTAGCGCAAGCAGAGAAGCACAATGTTGAAGTTTGGAATGAAGAGAGGTTCTTACAAGAGCTGAATAAGTAA
- a CDS encoding CamS family sex pheromone protein produces MKKIALAVLSLSLLVSGCSMGSNKDEKTVEKSGKAKEQAVIPKYSISDEYYKTTVPFKPGEARGLVVQGLNSRLDIDEFETGLMRIAKESFSTKDYFFKGGKFLEAQDIQMLVKRKRTDAEQKELEDKLKKDAVKFPNIGLNPALSEGSESLEVKNKKHPMYISNILEHDYYVQKGGNDDEPDGVVIGLAMNSVQYYEEEHGYPREAAIPDEKMLAEGKRMAQDILKVMQQKKPEIKNIPVTFAIYRQGPKSSLVPGNFVSYAKVEKGSETVEDWKPINEKYYLFPSEQAKADNKREDLAKVSNFKAKLSEYFQGDYTAVIGTGMYRDDELKEMKLDIPVQFNGKAEVIGFTQYVAGLVMEYFPNYMKVQVTIKSVERPEAIIIREAKQDEPRVKILD; encoded by the coding sequence ATGAAAAAAATAGCGTTAGCGGTATTAAGTCTTAGCCTACTTGTAAGTGGGTGTAGCATGGGTTCCAATAAAGATGAAAAAACAGTTGAGAAATCGGGGAAAGCGAAAGAACAAGCAGTTATCCCGAAATATTCCATTTCGGATGAATATTATAAGACAACGGTTCCATTTAAGCCAGGTGAGGCACGCGGTTTAGTTGTACAAGGTTTAAATAGTCGTCTAGATATAGATGAATTTGAAACAGGACTAATGCGCATTGCCAAGGAATCATTTAGCACGAAAGATTATTTCTTTAAAGGCGGAAAGTTTCTAGAGGCTCAAGATATACAAATGCTTGTAAAAAGAAAGCGTACAGATGCTGAACAAAAAGAGCTAGAGGATAAGTTGAAAAAAGATGCAGTTAAATTTCCAAATATCGGACTGAATCCAGCCTTAAGTGAAGGTTCGGAGTCACTAGAAGTGAAAAATAAAAAACATCCAATGTATATCTCAAACATTTTAGAGCATGATTACTACGTGCAAAAAGGTGGGAACGATGATGAACCTGATGGCGTTGTAATTGGATTAGCGATGAATTCTGTTCAATATTATGAAGAAGAGCATGGGTATCCACGTGAGGCTGCAATCCCAGATGAAAAAATGTTAGCTGAAGGGAAAAGAATGGCACAAGACATCTTGAAAGTCATGCAGCAAAAAAAGCCTGAAATAAAAAATATTCCGGTTACATTTGCAATTTATCGTCAAGGTCCAAAGTCTTCACTTGTGCCAGGGAATTTTGTTTCTTATGCTAAGGTAGAAAAAGGTAGTGAAACGGTCGAGGATTGGAAGCCGATCAATGAGAAATACTATTTATTCCCGTCTGAACAAGCAAAAGCGGATAATAAACGTGAAGACCTTGCAAAGGTGTCAAACTTTAAAGCAAAATTAAGTGAGTATTTCCAAGGCGATTATACAGCTGTTATCGGTACTGGAATGTATAGAGATGATGAATTAAAAGAAATGAAGCTCGATATTCCAGTCCAATTCAATGGAAAAGCTGAAGTAATTGGTTTTACACAATATGTGGCTGGACTTGTTATGGAATACTTCCCCAATTATATGAAAGTACAAGTAACAATTAAATCTGTGGAACGTCCAGAAGCAATTATTATACGTGAAGCGAAGCAAGATGAACCACGTGTGAAAATTTTAGATTAA
- a CDS encoding TSUP family transporter — translation MEELSFQVIILLIAFGFLAAFIDSVVGGGGLISLPALMFVGLSPASAIATNKLAATMGTLTSTIYFIRSGKVDFRIVGKLIPLTIIGAVAGALVVKFIPPDILRPLVLVMLVFIAIYIIAKKDWGSASTYKKMTKGKTLMFFFVILMIGFYDGFFGPGTGSFLIFAFLLIGLDFIQAAASGKLLNFVSNIVSLITFLFLDVIHFEYGIIMGLSMILGAYFGSKFAVQKGVGYVRTLFLLVTILLIGKNVLEYTHIL, via the coding sequence ATGGAAGAACTAAGCTTTCAAGTCATTATTTTATTAATTGCATTCGGGTTTTTAGCTGCTTTTATTGATTCGGTTGTTGGAGGGGGAGGGTTAATTTCGCTTCCTGCACTTATGTTTGTTGGTTTATCACCAGCTTCGGCAATCGCAACGAATAAATTAGCTGCAACGATGGGGACGCTTACGAGTACAATTTATTTTATTCGATCAGGCAAGGTGGATTTTCGGATTGTAGGAAAGTTAATCCCGTTAACTATTATTGGAGCAGTCGCAGGGGCTTTAGTAGTAAAGTTTATTCCGCCTGATATTTTGCGTCCACTAGTGCTCGTAATGTTGGTTTTTATTGCCATTTATATTATTGCGAAAAAAGATTGGGGAAGTGCATCTACCTATAAAAAGATGACAAAAGGGAAAACATTAATGTTTTTCTTTGTTATTTTAATGATAGGGTTTTATGATGGTTTTTTTGGACCAGGGACAGGATCCTTTTTAATTTTTGCATTTTTATTAATTGGTTTGGATTTTATTCAAGCGGCAGCATCTGGAAAACTTTTGAACTTTGTTAGTAATATCGTATCTTTAATTACTTTTTTATTTTTAGATGTGATTCATTTTGAATACGGTATAATTATGGGATTATCAATGATTTTAGGTGCTTATTTTGGATCGAAGTTTGCGGTTCAAAAAGGTGTTGGATATGTAAGGACTTTGTTTTTATTAGTTACTATTTTATTAATCGGGAAAAATGTTTTGGAATATACTCATATTTTGTAG